Part of the Oscillibacter hominis genome is shown below.
AGGACTTTCGCTGTACGCTCAGCGGCGCGATGCAGATGTATGCTGCGCTGCAGATAAAAGGCGTGCCGACAAGAATGTGCCTTTTTCGCCATTCCTCCCACGAGCTGTCAAGGTCCGGCGCACCCCGCAGCCGGATCCGCAGGCTCAAAGAGCTTTCAGAGTGGATGGACCGTTATCTGATGGAAAAGTAAAACCTACTACATAACAAAACTATAAGGAGGACCCAAATTATGAGTCACGAAAAAATCCAGGAAAGACAGCTTAAACTCATGAGAAAAGGCGGTGCCACCCGTGGGCCGATCGTCATGGACGAGGAGATCCTGAAAGAGGTGGAGGCAGCGCTGGAAAAGGATCCCAAGGATTTTATCGCCTGGGTTTCCAGAGGAATTCTGTACTTTAACGAGGACTTTGAACAGGCGATCGAAAGCTTTTCCAATGCGCTGGCCCTGCAGCCGTTCAACGGTGACCAGTACTACAACCGCGGCCGCAAATTCCTCTCTGAGGACCGCTATCCGCAGGCCCTGGCCGACCTGGTCCTCTCTACCCGCCTGGATGATAAGGACGCGTGGAAGTGGCATTTCCGGGGCGTGGCGCACTATTTCCTGGAGCAGTATGAAGAGGCCATCGAATGCTTTTACCGCGGCATTGACTGCCACCTGAAAAACGGCACCAACAACACCCCTCCGGAGCGAGACTGGATCTTCATGGCGTATCTGCACATGGGACAGAAGGAGAAGGCCCTGGAATCCATTGCTGACATTACCCCGGATACGCCCGTGGAGAAAGGCGACCTCATGTATCTCAAGCGCTGCCTTCTGTATACGGGCCAGACCAGCATCGACCAGTTCGACCGGGAGGTCGATCGCAGCATGCCCAAGAGAATCATCACGGAGCTGTATGGAGCGGTTGTCTACTGCCACTGGATCAGCGGCGACGATGAGCGGGCCGTCGAATATCTGAAGGAAATCCTGGCGGTGAATGAGGATCATCACGCGTTTGGCTACAAGATGGCTTTGCTGGACAAGGCCACCTGGGCAAAGAGGTTTTTTTAAATAGTTTGCAACATCCTGTTGCGGAGGATAAAGGAAAGACGCGATGGTTAAGTACATTGTTAAACGCTTTATAGCGCTGATCCCCGTGCTTTTGGGAGTAACACTGATCATCTTCACGCTGCTTTATTTTACTCCTGGCGACCCGGCTCAAATCATGCTGGGCGATGAGGCCGCAACACCCGAGGCGATTGCGCAGATTCATGAAGAGTTGGGCCTGGACGATCCCTTTTGGGTTCGGTATGGCAATTATGTCTTGGATTTGCTGCATGGCAACTTGGGCGTTTCCTACCTGAATAAAAGGCCGGTTGCGGAAATGCTGATCGAGCGTCTTCCCAAAACGATGACTCTGGCGTGCGTATCGGCTGCGCTTGCAATTGTCCTGGGCGTTACGTTTGGAGTGATCGCTGCAGTGAAGCACAACTCCATCTTTGATAACCTGTGTATGATTTTTGCCCTGGGCGGTGTGTCAATGCCCCACTTCTGGCAGGGATTGCTGCTGATGCTTTTGTTTGGCGTGAAATTGGGCTGGCTGCCAATATCGGGATACGGCACGTTAGCCCAACTGATTTTGCCGGCGTTGACGATTGGGTATGGGTGCATGGCGATCATCGCCAGAATGACGCGGTCAAGCATGCTGGAGGTAATCAATCAGGATTACATCAACTTTGCCCATGCAAAAGGCCAGAAAAAGTTCGTCATCATCACGCGGCATGCGCTCCAAAATGCCCTCATCCCCATTATTACAACGATTGCGCTGCAATTCGGAATCCTGTTGGGCGGCTCTGTCATTACTGAAAGCATTTTTGCCATTCCTGGCATTGGGAAGCTGATGGTCGACTCCATCCGCGCCAGCAATTATCCAGTCGTCCAGGGCGGCGTTTTGCTGATTGCGTTTATCTACTGCGTCAACAATCTGCTGGTGGATATTATCTACGCCTTGATCGACCCAAGGATGAAAACGAGTCTGAGTAACGCGAGGTGAATATCGGTGGGTGATAAAAATACAGGGGCAAAGGTAAAAAGCGAAAGCTATTTTACTTCCGTGTGGAGTGAATTCAGGAAAAACAAGGCTGCGGTGCTGGGGATGGCGATTTTATTTGCCATTATCTTTGTCGCCATATTTGCGGATCTGCTCGCACCCTGTGATCCTTATCTTCAGGTTTATCCAGAGGCCTTGCAGCATCCAAGCGCGGCCCATCTCTTTGGAACAGATGAGTTTGGGCGGGATATCTTCAGCAGAGTGCTTTACGGCGCCAGGGTATCTTTGCTGGTGGGCGTTGTGTCGGTTGCGATCGCGTGTGTTTTTGGAAGCCTTTTGGGGGCCAGCGCCGGTTACTTCGGCGGGACATATGACGCGGTTGTGATGCGCTGTATGGACGTTCTTCTTGCGATCCCCAGCCTCTTGCTGAACCTCTCGATCGTCGCTGCACTGGGCAAAAGCGTATTCAACATGATGCTGGCCGTCGGCATAGCCAATATCCCGAGATATTGCCGCATTATGAGAGCTTCCGTGCTGCAGATCAAGAACACAGAGTATGTCGACGCGGCGCGTACGTCGGGCGCTTCGAACCTGTTTATCATTCTGCGCCATATCATTCCCAACTGCCTTGCGCCAATCATTGTGCAGGCGACCCTCAGCGTTGGATCAGCCATCATTGCCTGCGCCGGACTGAGCTTTTTGGGCGTTGGAATCCCGGCCCCCATTCCGGAGTGGGGCGCGATGCTTTCCAACGGAAAGGACTTTTTGCGCCACAATGCGTACATCACGATTTTCCCGGGCCTTGCCATCATGCTGACGGTCCTCTCCCTGAACCTGATGGGGGACGGTCTGCGTGATGCATTCGACCCCAAATTACGTCGGTAAATTTTCCTATGTAAAAAGGAGCAAGCGGATGATTACACAAGGCGATAAAATTCAAACACAGCGTTCTACCGTGGATTCCGATGCCGCTGTTTTGCA
Proteins encoded:
- a CDS encoding ABC transporter permease — its product is MGDKNTGAKVKSESYFTSVWSEFRKNKAAVLGMAILFAIIFVAIFADLLAPCDPYLQVYPEALQHPSAAHLFGTDEFGRDIFSRVLYGARVSLLVGVVSVAIACVFGSLLGASAGYFGGTYDAVVMRCMDVLLAIPSLLLNLSIVAALGKSVFNMMLAVGIANIPRYCRIMRASVLQIKNTEYVDAARTSGASNLFIILRHIIPNCLAPIIVQATLSVGSAIIACAGLSFLGVGIPAPIPEWGAMLSNGKDFLRHNAYITIFPGLAIMLTVLSLNLMGDGLRDAFDPKLRR
- the nikB gene encoding nickel ABC transporter permease: MVKYIVKRFIALIPVLLGVTLIIFTLLYFTPGDPAQIMLGDEAATPEAIAQIHEELGLDDPFWVRYGNYVLDLLHGNLGVSYLNKRPVAEMLIERLPKTMTLACVSAALAIVLGVTFGVIAAVKHNSIFDNLCMIFALGGVSMPHFWQGLLLMLLFGVKLGWLPISGYGTLAQLILPALTIGYGCMAIIARMTRSSMLEVINQDYINFAHAKGQKKFVIITRHALQNALIPIITTIALQFGILLGGSVITESIFAIPGIGKLMVDSIRASNYPVVQGGVLLIAFIYCVNNLLVDIIYALIDPRMKTSLSNAR
- a CDS encoding tetratricopeptide repeat protein, whose translation is MSHEKIQERQLKLMRKGGATRGPIVMDEEILKEVEAALEKDPKDFIAWVSRGILYFNEDFEQAIESFSNALALQPFNGDQYYNRGRKFLSEDRYPQALADLVLSTRLDDKDAWKWHFRGVAHYFLEQYEEAIECFYRGIDCHLKNGTNNTPPERDWIFMAYLHMGQKEKALESIADITPDTPVEKGDLMYLKRCLLYTGQTSIDQFDREVDRSMPKRIITELYGAVVYCHWISGDDERAVEYLKEILAVNEDHHAFGYKMALLDKATWAKRFF